One genomic segment of Thermodesulfobacterium sp. TA1 includes these proteins:
- a CDS encoding aminopeptidase codes for MAKKKVSSKEKSELIKNLVWNPKHVFEVLKEEEKTQVESLSQKYLEFLSQAKTERETIEKALNLLEKEGFSEKGNKKGYVVYKNKLLFAWHQGKRGITEGLRIVVSHIDTPRLDLKLHPLFEDTDLAFLKTHYYGGIKKYHWVAQPLSLHGIVVKKDGSLIKVVLGEREDEPVFTICDLLPHLSRKVQSEKKLSEAILGEKLNVLFGGIPLEKLDEEKDLKERVKLNCLRILHQTYGIKEEDFVSAELYVVPAGRAREVGIDRAFIGGYGQDDRICAFTSLKAFLEVKNPEYINILLFMDREEIGSEGNTSAKSRVFEKFIYELIKKQGFSPTPDVFFEVMANTQAISADVTAGIDPNYIEVHDKLNDAKIGYGIAVNRYTGHGGKYMANEAHAEFLAQLLKNWDEDGVVYQVVSMGKVDEGGGGTVAKYFASYGMDVVDAGPPLLSMHSPFEVAHKADLFMCYRAYKSFFRH; via the coding sequence ATGGCTAAAAAAAAGGTTAGTTCTAAAGAAAAATCAGAATTGATAAAAAATTTGGTCTGGAACCCTAAACATGTGTTTGAAGTATTGAAGGAAGAGGAAAAAACTCAGGTTGAGTCTTTAAGCCAAAAATATCTTGAATTTCTTTCTCAAGCAAAAACAGAAAGAGAAACTATAGAAAAGGCTTTAAACCTTTTAGAAAAAGAAGGTTTTTCCGAAAAAGGCAATAAAAAAGGATATGTAGTTTACAAAAATAAACTACTTTTTGCTTGGCATCAAGGTAAAAGAGGAATAACCGAAGGACTTAGGATAGTAGTTAGTCATATAGATACCCCAAGACTTGACCTTAAACTACATCCGCTTTTTGAAGACACCGATTTAGCCTTTTTGAAAACCCATTATTATGGGGGAATTAAAAAATATCATTGGGTAGCTCAACCTTTAAGTTTACATGGAATAGTGGTTAAAAAAGACGGTAGCTTGATAAAAGTGGTGCTGGGTGAAAGGGAGGATGAGCCTGTTTTTACTATCTGTGATCTCCTTCCTCATCTTTCAAGAAAGGTTCAGTCAGAAAAAAAACTTTCTGAGGCTATCTTAGGGGAAAAACTAAACGTTCTTTTTGGTGGCATACCTTTGGAAAAATTAGACGAAGAAAAAGACCTAAAAGAAAGGGTTAAACTAAATTGTTTAAGGATTTTACATCAAACTTATGGGATAAAAGAAGAAGATTTCGTGTCAGCAGAGCTTTATGTAGTTCCTGCCGGTAGGGCAAGGGAGGTAGGTATAGATAGAGCCTTTATAGGAGGATATGGACAAGACGACAGAATATGTGCTTTTACCTCTCTTAAAGCGTTTTTAGAAGTAAAAAATCCAGAATATATTAACATTTTGCTTTTTATGGATAGAGAAGAAATAGGGTCTGAGGGTAATACCTCAGCTAAAAGTAGGGTTTTTGAAAAATTTATCTACGAACTTATTAAAAAACAAGGATTTTCTCCTACTCCTGATGTGTTTTTTGAGGTTATGGCTAATACCCAGGCTATTTCTGCAGACGTAACCGCTGGGATAGACCCTAATTATATAGAGGTGCATGACAAGCTTAATGATGCTAAGATAGGTTATGGTATTGCGGTAAACAGGTATACGGGGCATGGCGGAAAATATATGGCAAATGAGGCTCATGCCGAATTTTTAGCGCAGCTTTTAAAAAATTGGGATGAAGACGGGGTGGTTTACCAAGTAGTTTCTATGGGGAAGGTAGATGAAGGAGGAGGAGGCACGGTAGCTAAGTATTTTGCTTCTTATGGGATGGACGTAGTAGATGCAGGCCCACCTTTGCTTTCTATGCATTCACCGTTTGAAGTGGCACATAAAGCCGACCTTTTTATGTGTTATCGTGCTTATAAAAGTTTCTTTAGACATTAA
- a CDS encoding tRNA (adenine-N1)-methyltransferase — protein MKIAEGDYVLVLTSEEKKYLVEVKEGFFHTHKDFLDLKDLVGKTYGEIVYGKKGEKFYVLKPSLYDFLMKIERATQVVYPKDIGYILLKLNIGPGSVVLECGGGSGALTTALAFMVGQEGKVISYERELKFQQIAIKNLKRLGLLDRVVFKNVEVVEAFEEEEVDAVFLDLKEPWYLISAAWKALKGGHFLGILVPTANQVSQCLLEIQRLPFLDIEVSEILLRKYKPNPERLRPEDRMVAHTGYLIFAKKVVEK, from the coding sequence ATGAAGATTGCAGAAGGAGATTATGTTTTGGTTTTAACCTCAGAGGAAAAAAAATATTTGGTAGAGGTTAAAGAAGGATTTTTTCATACTCATAAAGATTTTTTGGACTTGAAAGATTTAGTAGGCAAGACTTATGGAGAAATAGTTTACGGAAAAAAAGGAGAAAAATTTTATGTGTTAAAGCCTTCGCTTTATGATTTTTTGATGAAAATAGAAAGGGCTACCCAGGTAGTTTATCCTAAGGATATAGGGTATATTTTGTTAAAGCTTAATATAGGTCCAGGAAGTGTGGTTTTGGAATGTGGAGGTGGGTCTGGGGCTTTAACTACTGCCCTTGCTTTTATGGTTGGTCAAGAGGGTAAGGTAATCTCTTATGAAAGAGAACTGAAGTTTCAACAAATTGCTATAAAAAACCTTAAAAGACTTGGACTTTTAGACAGGGTAGTTTTTAAAAATGTAGAAGTGGTTGAGGCCTTTGAAGAGGAAGAAGTAGATGCGGTATTTTTAGACCTAAAAGAACCTTGGTATTTAATTTCTGCTGCATGGAAGGCATTAAAAGGAGGACATTTTTTAGGAATACTTGTGCCTACTGCTAATCAGGTTTCTCAATGTCTTTTAGAAATACAACGTCTTCCCTTTTTAGACATAGAAGTTTCAGAAATCTTGCTTAGAAAATATAAGCCTAATCCCGAAAGATTAAGGCCAGAGGATAGGATGGTAGCCCATACAGGGTATTTAATTTTTGCTAAAAAGGTGGTTGAAAAATAA
- a CDS encoding pyridoxine 5'-phosphate synthase — MPVSVLVLRRDLLSAELEKKLVASLNKALKELKLVKKEVSLTLVDNQTIWDLNRKYLGRDYPTNVLSFSFFGKQDLNHKLLGEIIISVEKAKEEAEFYGLNFENYLLSLAIHGLLHLLDYDHEKGVFSPWLMLRKEIQLFEKIGFSEGKEEVLNFLKRREYMPAKLAVNVDHVATVREARKAPYPDPVHAAVLAELGGADGIVVHLRLDRRHIKERDVRLIKEVIKTKLILEMAIDEGLIKFAKEIKPFQVTLVPERTEEITTEGGMVLEGRVDEVKKAVKDLNKAGIKVSLFLNPEEKTIKLAKKTGAQIIEIHTGMYAEAEDEVKKEEELAKIEVAARLAKDLGFVVHAGHGLSYENIGPVAAIPEIEEFSIGHSIVSKAIMVGMKEAVREMKEVILKARG, encoded by the coding sequence ATGCCTGTTTCAGTTTTGGTGCTTAGAAGGGATCTTTTATCTGCAGAGCTTGAAAAAAAACTGGTTGCAAGCCTAAACAAGGCCTTAAAAGAGTTAAAGCTTGTTAAAAAAGAGGTTTCTCTAACCTTAGTGGATAACCAAACCATTTGGGACTTAAACCGTAAATATTTGGGAAGAGACTATCCTACCAACGTCCTTTCTTTTTCGTTTTTTGGTAAGCAGGACTTAAACCACAAGCTTTTAGGAGAGATTATCATTTCTGTAGAGAAGGCTAAAGAAGAGGCTGAGTTTTATGGTTTAAACTTTGAAAACTATTTATTAAGTTTAGCCATCCATGGGTTGCTACATTTACTTGATTACGACCATGAAAAAGGGGTTTTTTCTCCTTGGCTTATGTTAAGAAAAGAGATACAATTGTTTGAAAAAATAGGTTTTTCAGAAGGTAAAGAGGAGGTTTTAAACTTTTTAAAAAGGAGGGAATATATGCCCGCTAAACTTGCGGTAAACGTAGACCATGTGGCTACGGTTAGAGAGGCAAGAAAAGCCCCTTATCCTGACCCTGTACATGCGGCTGTACTGGCTGAGTTAGGTGGGGCTGACGGAATAGTGGTTCATCTAAGATTAGATAGAAGACACATCAAAGAAAGGGATGTAAGATTGATAAAAGAGGTGATTAAAACTAAGCTTATTTTAGAAATGGCTATAGATGAAGGGTTGATAAAGTTTGCTAAAGAGATTAAACCTTTTCAAGTAACCTTGGTGCCAGAAAGAACAGAGGAGATAACTACTGAAGGAGGGATGGTTTTAGAAGGTAGAGTAGATGAAGTAAAAAAGGCAGTAAAAGACCTAAATAAGGCAGGTATCAAGGTAAGTTTATTTTTAAATCCAGAAGAGAAGACTATAAAGCTTGCCAAAAAAACAGGGGCTCAGATTATAGAAATCCATACAGGAATGTATGCCGAAGCAGAGGATGAGGTTAAAAAAGAGGAAGAACTGGCTAAAATTGAAGTGGCTGCGAGGTTAGCTAAAGACCTTGGGTTTGTTGTGCATGCAGGACATGGTTTAAGCTACGAGAACATAGGGCCTGTAGCTGCTATTCCAGAAATAGAGGAGTTTAGTATCGGACATAGCATAGTTTCTAAGGCTATTATGGTAGGAATGAAAGAGGCAGTGAGGGAAATGAAAGAGGTTATTTTAAAGGCTCGGGGATAG